A single genomic interval of Euzebyales bacterium harbors:
- a CDS encoding Ig-like domain-containing protein has translation MRHNRTTDQHLQTAGEMNHFEVHEAAEAAVERARRDEAQRAADRARQEAPVEEEERDERLRESPRSRMRVMLPMLGRARRRDSGGQSRQPRISVGAARVGPLALPTLVAVTLVVWAAPPTAGADAAPNVAITSPAAGATVSGTVTIQADATDGSSGAEATRFGIIGDFGNASSNEAAVASMLDGLSPEFIVTVGDNSYGGSHDTNVGQFYSNYIGNYQGGHGAGSATNRFFPALGDEDIETGGGLSGYLSYYTLPGDGIPAPANSGNERYYDFVRGPVHFFVINTHRTEPDGRRAGSVQQDWLKAGLAASTTPWQVVVVHYPPYSSKRSDSDSRWPYEAWGADAVLSGHRHVYERLQVGGIPYIVNGLGGVSRSSTPSSFLPESRFFYNADYGAMTAAACTAGITFEFRSMRDGVVDTHTIGSACQATGGGGQGGGGQEVTQVEFFDGATSLGVDGDGGDGWSVPWDTTEAADGSHTLHATATDAA, from the coding sequence TTGCGACATAACCGTACGACCGACCAGCATCTGCAGACGGCGGGCGAGATGAACCACTTCGAGGTCCATGAGGCGGCCGAGGCCGCGGTCGAGCGTGCACGCCGAGACGAGGCCCAACGCGCCGCAGACAGGGCGCGACAGGAGGCACCCGTCGAGGAAGAGGAGCGCGACGAACGGTTGCGGGAGAGCCCACGTTCTCGGATGCGTGTGATGCTCCCCATGCTCGGACGGGCCCGACGGCGCGACTCAGGCGGCCAGTCACGGCAGCCCCGGATTTCAGTCGGCGCTGCACGTGTCGGCCCGTTGGCGTTGCCGACGCTTGTGGCGGTGACGCTTGTGGTGTGGGCGGCGCCGCCGACCGCTGGCGCCGATGCGGCCCCGAACGTGGCGATAACGAGTCCCGCCGCGGGGGCCACGGTGTCGGGCACGGTGACCATCCAGGCCGACGCGACCGACGGGTCGTCGGGCGCGGAGGCGACGCGCTTCGGGATCATCGGCGACTTCGGGAACGCGTCGTCGAACGAGGCGGCGGTGGCTTCGATGCTCGACGGGCTGTCCCCGGAGTTCATCGTGACCGTCGGGGACAACAGCTATGGGGGAAGCCACGACACCAACGTCGGGCAGTTCTACTCGAACTACATCGGCAACTACCAGGGCGGACACGGGGCAGGCTCCGCCACCAACAGGTTCTTTCCCGCGCTGGGAGATGAGGACATCGAGACCGGTGGCGGCCTGAGCGGGTATCTCTCCTACTACACGCTGCCCGGAGACGGGATCCCGGCCCCGGCGAACTCCGGCAACGAGCGCTACTACGACTTCGTGCGCGGCCCGGTCCACTTCTTCGTCATCAACACCCACCGCACTGAGCCCGACGGCCGTCGCGCCGGATCGGTGCAACAGGACTGGCTGAAGGCAGGGTTGGCCGCCTCCACCACCCCCTGGCAGGTCGTTGTCGTGCATTACCCGCCGTATTCCTCGAAGAGGTCGGACTCAGACAGCAGGTGGCCCTACGAGGCGTGGGGCGCCGACGCGGTGCTGTCCGGCCATCGCCACGTCTACGAGCGGCTGCAGGTCGGTGGCATCCCGTACATCGTCAACGGTCTCGGCGGCGTGTCGCGCAGCAGCACCCCGTCGTCGTTCCTGCCCGAGAGCCGGTTCTTCTACAATGCCGACTACGGCGCGATGACCGCCGCCGCCTGCACCGCCGGGATCACCTTCGAGTTCCGCTCCATGCGCGACGGGGTGGTCGACACGCACACCATCGGTAGCGCCTGCCAGGCGACGGGAGGCGGGGGACAAGGCGGCGGGGGACAAGAGGTGACGCAGGTCGAGTTCTTCGATGGCGCCACGAGCCTGGGCGTCGACGGTGACGGCGGCGACGGTTGGTCGGTGCCCTGGGACACGACCGAGGCCGCCGACGGGTCCCATACGTTGCATGCCACCGCTACCGACGCCGCG
- the rho gene encoding transcription termination factor Rho: MDPNVLARKQLPELRTMAAELRMRGYQRLRKADLIDAIVKEANRQADPHRRSEMANGSVPDTDADDARGDGRDNGEQLQLDRDDRASDDGDDDTDRQHGDDGEDDGQRRRRRSRRERRRNRGGAGTDDVRGQQQSRDDDIGETGEVRTGVLDVLPEGYGFLRTTAYLPGDRDAYVSQSTIRKMGLRRGDIVSGPIRQHRSSDKVPALAFVHMVNGVDLSDGGRMPTRPDFKDMTPLFPDERLPLETPGGPISMRIIDLVAPVGKGQRGLIVSPPKAGKTTILKELGQAIVANNPECHLMVVLVDERPEEVTDMQRSVKGEIVASTFDRPADDHTQIAELAMERAKRLVEQGGDVVVLLDSITRLARAYNLSAPASGRIMSGGVDSTALYPPKRFFGAARNIEEGGSLTIIATALIETGSKMDEVIFEEFKGTGNMELRLDRRMEQKRIFPAIDIDASGTRREELLFDREELAIVWKLRRVLAALEGPAALELLIDKMKATRSNNQFLTQIQSSNLQT, from the coding sequence ATGGACCCCAACGTCCTCGCACGCAAGCAACTGCCCGAGCTGCGCACCATGGCGGCCGAGTTGCGCATGCGTGGATACCAGCGCCTGCGCAAGGCCGACCTGATCGACGCGATCGTCAAGGAGGCCAACCGGCAGGCCGACCCCCACCGCCGCTCCGAGATGGCCAACGGCAGCGTGCCCGACACAGATGCCGACGACGCGCGCGGTGACGGTCGCGACAACGGCGAGCAGCTCCAGCTCGATCGCGACGACCGCGCCTCCGATGACGGCGATGACGACACCGACCGTCAGCACGGGGACGACGGTGAGGACGACGGCCAGCGCCGACGCCGCCGCAGCCGACGGGAGCGCCGCCGCAACCGTGGTGGCGCGGGCACCGACGACGTCCGTGGCCAGCAGCAGTCCCGCGACGACGACATCGGTGAGACGGGCGAGGTCCGCACCGGCGTGCTCGACGTGCTGCCGGAGGGGTACGGCTTCCTGCGCACGACCGCATACCTGCCGGGCGACCGCGACGCGTACGTGTCGCAGAGCACGATCCGCAAGATGGGCCTGCGCCGCGGCGACATCGTCTCCGGCCCCATCCGCCAGCACAGGTCCAGCGACAAGGTGCCGGCACTGGCGTTCGTGCACATGGTCAACGGCGTCGACCTGAGCGACGGCGGCCGCATGCCAACGCGCCCGGACTTCAAGGACATGACGCCGCTGTTCCCCGACGAGCGCCTCCCCCTGGAGACGCCGGGCGGGCCGATCTCGATGCGGATCATCGACCTGGTCGCGCCGGTCGGCAAGGGACAGCGTGGGCTGATCGTGTCGCCGCCCAAGGCCGGCAAGACCACCATCCTCAAGGAGCTCGGTCAGGCGATCGTCGCCAACAACCCCGAGTGCCACCTCATGGTCGTGCTCGTCGACGAGCGCCCGGAGGAGGTCACCGACATGCAGCGGTCGGTGAAGGGCGAGATCGTCGCATCGACGTTCGACCGGCCCGCCGACGATCACACCCAGATCGCCGAGCTGGCGATGGAGCGCGCCAAGCGGCTGGTTGAGCAGGGCGGGGACGTCGTCGTGCTGCTCGACTCGATCACGCGGCTGGCCCGTGCCTACAACCTGTCGGCGCCGGCGTCGGGGCGGATCATGTCCGGTGGTGTCGACTCGACCGCGCTGTACCCACCCAAGCGCTTCTTCGGGGCCGCGCGCAACATCGAGGAGGGTGGCAGCCTGACGATCATCGCGACCGCGCTGATCGAGACCGGCTCGAAGATGGACGAGGTGATCTTCGAGGAGTTCAAGGGCACCGGCAACATGGAGCTGCGTCTGGATCGCCGGATGGAGCAGAAGCGCATCTTCCCGGCGATCGACATCGACGCCAGCGGCACGCGCAGGGAGGAGCTGCTGTTCGACCGCGAGGAGCTCGCGATTGTGTGGAAGCTGCGGCGGGTGCTGGCGGCACTCGAGGGCCCCGCTGCGCTCGAGCTGCTGATCGACAAGATGAAGGCCACCAGGTCGAACAACCAGTTCCTGACCCAGATCCAGAGCTCGAACCTGCAGACCTAA
- the thrB gene encoding homoserine kinase, with translation MTRSLGRDRMTPQAGGTAARTVSDRSVRVRVPASSANLGPGFDVLAAAIDLMLDVTAVPFAGRRIIAAGEGADDLDDGDGNLIWRSVVAFCMSHGVDVPDVTLRCDNQIPLERGLGSSAAAAVAGLALARRLTGVRVGDQDLIDHATELEGHPDNAAAAVLGGLVVAGDGRARRFEPSRSLRPLVCIPAERSSTFVTRGLVPQQVALQTMVHAARGTALVLAGLTGMAAWDPSMMRDTVHEPPRLAAMAGSRRLVHAVRADRYAACLSGAGPSVLVVAAADDPAAVDRVTALAGAGWQVRGTAWDRAGARIDHAVGATS, from the coding sequence GTGACGCGCAGCCTGGGACGGGACCGCATGACGCCGCAGGCAGGCGGCACGGCGGCCAGGACGGTCAGCGACAGGTCCGTGCGGGTCCGCGTGCCGGCGAGCAGCGCGAACCTCGGTCCTGGCTTCGACGTGCTCGCCGCAGCGATCGACCTGATGCTCGACGTCACGGCCGTGCCGTTCGCCGGTCGACGGATCATCGCAGCGGGGGAGGGCGCCGACGACCTCGACGACGGCGACGGCAACCTGATCTGGCGGTCGGTGGTCGCGTTCTGCATGTCCCACGGTGTCGACGTGCCCGATGTCACCCTGCGGTGTGACAACCAGATCCCGCTCGAGCGCGGCCTGGGCTCATCGGCTGCGGCGGCGGTGGCGGGTCTGGCGCTCGCGCGGCGGCTGACCGGCGTCCGCGTCGGCGACCAGGATCTGATCGACCATGCGACGGAGCTCGAGGGCCACCCGGACAACGCAGCGGCGGCGGTGCTCGGCGGCCTCGTCGTCGCGGGTGACGGGCGGGCGCGCCGGTTCGAGCCGTCACGCAGCCTGCGCCCGCTCGTGTGCATCCCAGCCGAGCGGTCGTCGACCTTCGTGACACGCGGGCTCGTGCCGCAGCAGGTCGCGCTGCAGACGATGGTGCACGCCGCGCGTGGCACGGCACTGGTCCTGGCCGGCCTGACCGGCATGGCGGCCTGGGACCCCAGCATGATGCGAGACACCGTGCACGAGCCGCCGCGCCTCGCCGCGATGGCCGGCTCGCGGCGGCTGGTCCACGCCGTCCGCGCCGACCGGTACGCGGCATGTCTGTCCGGCGCGGGCCCGTCGGTCCTGGTGGTCGCGGCCGCCGACGATCCCGCGGCGGTCGACCGCGTCACCGCGCTCGCGGGTGCCGGCTGGCAGGTCCGCGGCACCGCCTGGGACCGCGCAGGCGCGCGCATCGACCACGCCGTCGGCGCAACGTCCTGA
- the thrC gene encoding threonine synthase, producing the protein MEAMITTGQWRGVIEEYRAWLPVSDATPVVTLREGGTPLIHSGVLSERTGCDVWLKFEGSNPTGSFKDRGMTMAISKAREQGAKAVICASTGNTSAAAAAYAAKAGMVCGVVIPNGKVALGKLAQALVHGAVVVQLDGNFDAALQICRQLADDYPVELVNSVNPHRIEGQKTAAFEVCDYLGGSPDVHVLPVGNAGNITAYWQGYREYLEAGRITTAPRMCGFQAAGAAPIVRGKAVDDPTTIATAIRIGNPASWDRAVAAAADSGGQIRSVTDRDILRAYRRLAREGVFAEMASAASVAGLLQLADAGELPEGAIVVCTLTGHGLKDPDWAIAGAAKPDVLPVDPHRVAAKLGLA; encoded by the coding sequence ATGGAGGCGATGATCACGACCGGGCAGTGGCGCGGTGTGATCGAGGAGTACCGGGCGTGGCTGCCGGTCTCCGACGCGACCCCCGTGGTCACCCTGCGCGAGGGCGGCACGCCCCTGATCCACTCCGGGGTGCTTTCGGAGCGGACCGGCTGTGATGTGTGGCTGAAGTTCGAGGGCAGCAACCCGACCGGCTCGTTCAAGGACCGGGGCATGACCATGGCCATCTCGAAGGCCAGGGAGCAGGGTGCCAAGGCGGTGATCTGCGCCTCGACGGGCAACACGTCGGCGGCGGCCGCTGCATACGCCGCGAAGGCCGGCATGGTCTGCGGCGTGGTCATCCCCAACGGGAAGGTCGCGCTGGGCAAGCTTGCCCAGGCGCTCGTGCATGGTGCCGTGGTCGTGCAGCTCGACGGGAACTTCGACGCGGCCCTGCAGATCTGCCGGCAGCTCGCCGACGACTACCCGGTCGAGCTCGTCAACTCGGTCAACCCCCACCGCATCGAGGGGCAGAAGACCGCGGCATTCGAGGTCTGTGACTACCTCGGAGGCTCGCCGGACGTCCACGTCCTTCCGGTCGGCAACGCGGGCAACATCACCGCTTACTGGCAGGGCTACCGTGAGTACCTCGAGGCGGGCCGGATCACCACGGCACCGCGCATGTGTGGGTTCCAGGCCGCAGGCGCCGCGCCGATCGTGCGTGGCAAGGCGGTCGACGACCCCACGACCATCGCCACGGCGATCCGCATCGGCAACCCTGCCTCATGGGACCGCGCAGTCGCGGCGGCGGCCGACAGCGGTGGGCAGATCCGATCGGTGACCGACCGCGACATCCTGCGCGCCTACCGCCGGCTTGCGCGGGAGGGCGTGTTCGCCGAGATGGCGTCGGCCGCGAGCGTCGCCGGTCTGCTGCAGCTCGCGGACGCCGGAGAGCTGCCGGAGGGAGCCATCGTTGTGTGCACCTTGACCGGCCACGGCCTCAAGGACCCCGACTGGGCGATCGCCGGTGCAGCCAAGCCCGACGTCCTGCCGGTAGACCCGCACCGGGTCGCGGCGAAGCTGGGTCTGGCGTGA
- a CDS encoding homoserine dehydrogenase — MTTDTMPVGGLTIGMLGCGTVGSGVARLLVGNADQIANRVGVPVTLGPVAVRDTTRKRAVRIDHLTDDPHVVTTDPDVDIVVEVMGGIEPARSLIVEALEAGKSVVTANKELISTVGEELADLAHGKGARLEYEAAVAGGIPIIRPLRESLAGDRVRRVLGILNGTTNYILTRMTEHEMAFDEALAEAQRLGYAEADPTADVDGGDAAAKAAILASLAFDARVVAGDVYREGITRVTASDIAFARRMGYVIKLLAIADDDAGRIGVRVHPCLIPADHPLASVRESFNAVFVEADAVDDLMFYGRGAGAEPTGSAVVGDIVSAARGLLSGEQPLAQTTRRTGPIRPFDELIAQYSLRLSVSDRPGVLAEIASVFGEHAVSIKSVWQEGTGETAQLVFITHAARERAVQRTVTQLRSLASVRDITSVLRVEGGEV; from the coding sequence ATGACGACCGACACCATGCCCGTCGGCGGTCTGACCATCGGCATGCTCGGTTGTGGCACGGTCGGCTCCGGCGTCGCCCGCCTGCTCGTCGGCAACGCCGACCAGATCGCCAACCGCGTCGGTGTACCCGTCACGCTGGGTCCCGTCGCCGTGCGCGACACGACGCGCAAGCGTGCCGTCCGGATCGACCACCTGACCGACGACCCCCACGTCGTGACCACCGACCCCGACGTCGACATCGTCGTCGAGGTCATGGGGGGCATCGAGCCGGCGCGCTCACTGATCGTCGAGGCGCTCGAGGCCGGCAAGTCCGTCGTGACCGCCAACAAGGAGCTGATCTCGACCGTCGGCGAGGAGCTGGCCGACCTCGCACACGGCAAGGGCGCCCGGCTGGAGTACGAGGCCGCGGTCGCCGGTGGCATCCCGATCATCCGACCCCTGCGCGAGTCCCTCGCCGGTGACCGGGTGCGGCGCGTGCTGGGGATCCTGAACGGGACGACCAACTACATCCTGACCCGGATGACCGAGCACGAGATGGCCTTCGACGAGGCCTTGGCGGAGGCGCAGCGGCTCGGATACGCCGAGGCGGATCCGACCGCCGACGTGGATGGCGGCGACGCCGCCGCCAAGGCGGCGATCCTGGCATCACTGGCCTTTGACGCGCGGGTCGTCGCCGGCGACGTGTACCGCGAGGGCATCACGCGGGTCACCGCGAGCGACATCGCCTTCGCCCGCCGCATGGGCTACGTCATCAAGCTGCTGGCCATCGCCGACGACGACGCGGGCCGCATCGGCGTGCGCGTACACCCGTGCCTCATCCCGGCGGACCATCCGCTCGCCAGCGTGCGGGAGTCGTTCAACGCGGTGTTCGTCGAGGCGGACGCGGTCGACGATCTGATGTTCTACGGCCGCGGCGCCGGCGCGGAACCCACGGGCAGTGCCGTCGTCGGTGACATCGTGTCGGCGGCGCGCGGGCTGCTGTCGGGCGAGCAGCCCCTCGCGCAGACGACGCGTCGCACCGGTCCGATCCGGCCGTTCGACGAGCTCATCGCGCAGTACTCGTTGCGCCTGTCGGTCTCCGACCGCCCGGGCGTGCTGGCCGAGATCGCATCCGTGTTCGGCGAGCATGCCGTATCGATCAAGAGCGTGTGGCAGGAGGGCACGGGCGAGACCGCGCAGTTGGTGTTCATCACCCACGCGGCGCGCGAGCGCGCCGTCCAACGCACGGTCACCCAGCTGCGGTCGCTGGCGTCGGTACGCGACATCACGAGCGTGCTGCGGGTCGAGGGAGGCGAGGTATGA
- the lysA gene encoding diaminopimelate decarboxylase, producing MAIDPMRGDAAPPARVFPSGATFSDGWLTSVGGIAVDDLAARYGTPLYVLDAAELVARMRAWRAAFDGWCVAYASKALCVTGVLQLAAGEGLSIDVASAGELVTAQRAAVPGEHLILHGNNKSTAELDQAAHTGVGRVVADSFAELERMADVAERRGHTFDVLLRVTPGVDTSTHAYIRTGHDDSKFGFTLSTGLAAEAVQVAVKLPGVRLRGLHCHLGSQLLSNEVYERAVGIMTAFLAEIADLHGLRLDELNLGGGLGITYADESPVTVEAHAAALRAAIASGIRRYGLPPLRLTVEPGRAIVGPAGLTLYEIGTVKPLDGGRTYVSVDGGMSDNPRPALYGARHTFVAAGPPRPSANRRVDVVGKHCESGDLLGRGVELPADLAAGDLVAVGATGAYTHAMASNYNRLPRPAMVLVAAGQAQLLVRRETIDDVLSRDQPLAPADLDSVGMDSNQRTPQDHAS from the coding sequence ATGGCGATCGACCCGATGCGTGGGGACGCCGCGCCGCCTGCGCGCGTGTTCCCCTCGGGCGCGACGTTCTCCGACGGCTGGCTGACGTCCGTCGGTGGGATCGCCGTCGACGATCTCGCCGCGCGGTACGGCACACCGCTGTATGTGCTCGACGCCGCCGAGCTTGTGGCGCGCATGCGGGCGTGGCGCGCGGCGTTCGACGGCTGGTGCGTCGCGTACGCATCGAAGGCACTGTGCGTCACCGGGGTGCTCCAGCTCGCCGCGGGCGAGGGCCTCAGCATCGACGTCGCCAGCGCCGGTGAGCTCGTGACCGCCCAGCGCGCGGCCGTGCCCGGTGAGCACCTGATCCTGCACGGCAACAACAAGTCGACCGCCGAGCTCGACCAGGCCGCTCATACAGGCGTCGGCCGGGTCGTTGCGGACAGCTTCGCCGAGCTCGAGCGCATGGCGGACGTCGCCGAGCGGCGCGGCCACACCTTCGACGTGCTGCTGCGGGTCACCCCGGGCGTGGACACGAGCACGCACGCCTACATCCGGACCGGCCACGACGACTCGAAGTTCGGCTTCACACTGTCGACCGGGCTGGCCGCCGAGGCCGTGCAGGTCGCGGTCAAGCTACCCGGTGTGCGGCTGCGTGGCCTGCACTGCCACCTGGGGTCTCAGCTGCTGTCCAACGAGGTGTACGAGCGCGCCGTTGGCATCATGACCGCGTTCCTGGCCGAGATCGCGGACCTGCACGGCCTGCGCCTCGACGAGCTCAACCTCGGGGGCGGGCTGGGCATCACGTACGCCGACGAGTCGCCAGTCACCGTCGAGGCGCATGCCGCGGCGCTGCGCGCCGCCATCGCGTCGGGCATCCGGCGCTACGGGCTTCCCCCGCTGCGCCTGACCGTCGAGCCAGGTCGGGCGATCGTGGGCCCCGCCGGCCTGACCCTGTACGAGATCGGGACGGTCAAGCCGCTCGACGGCGGCCGGACCTACGTCAGCGTCGACGGCGGCATGAGCGACAACCCGCGTCCCGCGTTGTACGGGGCCCGCCACACCTTCGTCGCCGCTGGACCGCCGCGGCCCAGCGCGAACCGCCGTGTCGATGTCGTCGGCAAGCACTGCGAGTCGGGGGACCTGCTGGGCCGCGGCGTCGAGCTGCCCGCCGACCTGGCCGCCGGCGACCTCGTGGCCGTGGGGGCGACCGGCGCCTACACCCACGCGATGGCGAGCAACTACAACCGGCTGCCGCGGCCGGCGATGGTGCTCGTCGCCGCTGGACAGGCGCAGCTCCTCGTGCGTCGCGAGACGATCGACGACGTGCTGTCGCGCGACCAGCCGCTGGCACCCGCGGACCTAGACTCGGTGGGCATGGACAGCAACCAGCGCACACCGCAGGACCACGCCTCATGA
- a CDS encoding phospholipase D-like domain-containing protein, which yields MDAGVERWRRIVEGGLGVPATDGNRIDILRNGDRIFPAMLNAIRKAERTVDVLTYVYWTGDIARQFATALCERARAGLRVRILLDAIGAAAIDRDLIDDMNEAGCHCEWYRPPTTWKVWEVDHRTHRKVLVCDGAVGFTGGVGIAEEWEGDARHPGEWRETHVRVEGPAVDGLRAAFITNWRETGQPLFDDRDRFVAHDHPGDALVTVLRCPAQIGWTDLHTMFGLLIDQAQESIRLTTAYFVPDEQTVARLISAAQRGVDITLLLPGRHADKRVVQLAGEKEFEPLLDAGINIWNYQRSMLHAKVMTVDGCVATVGSGNLDQRSMRLNDECNLILFDRSLTAELDEHFADDLTVSEQLEADRWNGRGPMQRAKEAATDVFDHKL from the coding sequence GTGGATGCGGGTGTCGAACGCTGGCGGCGGATCGTCGAGGGCGGCCTCGGCGTGCCGGCGACCGACGGCAACCGCATCGACATCCTGCGCAACGGCGACCGGATCTTCCCAGCGATGCTCAACGCGATCCGCAAGGCCGAGCGCACGGTCGATGTGCTCACCTACGTGTACTGGACCGGCGACATCGCGCGCCAGTTCGCTACCGCGCTGTGTGAACGCGCCCGCGCCGGCCTGCGGGTCCGGATCCTGCTCGACGCGATCGGCGCGGCCGCGATCGACCGCGACCTGATCGACGACATGAACGAGGCCGGCTGCCACTGTGAGTGGTACCGGCCGCCGACCACGTGGAAGGTCTGGGAGGTCGATCACCGCACCCACCGCAAGGTCCTCGTGTGCGACGGCGCGGTGGGGTTCACCGGTGGCGTCGGCATCGCAGAGGAGTGGGAGGGTGACGCACGCCACCCCGGCGAGTGGCGCGAGACGCATGTGCGCGTCGAGGGGCCTGCGGTCGACGGGCTGCGGGCGGCGTTCATCACCAACTGGCGGGAGACGGGCCAGCCCCTGTTCGACGACCGGGACCGGTTCGTCGCCCACGACCATCCAGGCGACGCGCTCGTGACCGTGCTGCGGTGCCCGGCGCAGATCGGTTGGACGGACCTGCACACCATGTTCGGCCTGCTGATCGACCAGGCGCAGGAGTCGATCCGGCTGACGACGGCTTACTTCGTGCCCGACGAGCAGACCGTCGCCCGTCTGATCAGCGCTGCGCAGCGTGGTGTCGACATCACCCTGCTGCTGCCCGGTCGGCACGCCGACAAGCGCGTCGTGCAGCTGGCGGGAGAGAAGGAGTTCGAGCCGCTGCTCGACGCGGGGATCAACATCTGGAACTACCAGCGCTCGATGCTGCACGCGAAGGTGATGACCGTCGACGGCTGCGTGGCAACGGTGGGGTCGGGCAACCTCGACCAGCGCTCGATGCGGCTGAACGACGAGTGCAACCTCATCCTGTTCGATCGGTCGCTGACCGCCGAGCTCGACGAGCACTTCGCCGACGACCTGACGGTCTCCGAGCAGCTCGAGGCCGACCGGTGGAACGGCCGCGGACCCATGCAGCGCGCCAAGGAAGCGGCGACGGACGTCTTCGACCACAAGCTCTAG